A segment of the Brienomyrus brachyistius isolate T26 chromosome 4, BBRACH_0.4, whole genome shotgun sequence genome:
GTCCCCGTCCCCCCTATTGTGCTAAAGTCTGTCCCCGTCCCCCCTCTTGTGCTAAAGTCTGTCCCTGTCCCCCCTCTTGTGCTAAAGTCTGTCCCTGTCCCCCCCTCTTGTACTAAAGTCTGTCCCCGTCCCCCCTCTTGTGCTAAAGTCTGTCCCCGTCCCTCCTCTTGTGCTAAAGTCTGTCCCTGTCCCCCCCTCTTGTACTAAAGTCTGTCCCCGTCTCCCCCCTTGTGCTAAAGTCTGTCCCTGTCCCCCCCTCTTGTGCTAAAGTCTGTCCCCGTCCCCCCTCTTGTGCTAAAGTCTGTCCCTGTCCCCCCCTCTTGTGCTAAAGTCTGTCCCTGTCCCCCCCTCTTGTGCTAAAGTCTGTCCCCGTCCCCCCTTTTGTGCTAAAGTCTGTCCCCGTCCCCCCTTTTGTGCTAAAGTCTGTCCCCGTCCCCCCTTTTGTGCTAAAGTCTGTCCCCGTCCCCCCTTTTGTGCTAAAGTCTGTCCCCGTCCCCCCTCTTGTGCTAAAGTCTGTCCCCGTCCCCCCTCTTGTGCTAAAGTCTGTCCCTGTCCCCCCCTCTTGTGCTAAAGTCTGTCCCCGTCCCCCCTTTTGTGCTAAAGTCTGTCCCCGTCCCCCCTTTTGTGCTAAAGTCTGTCCCCGTCCCCCCTATTGTGCTAAAGTCTGTCCCCGTCCCCCCTTTTGTGCTAAAGTCTGTCCCCGTCCCCCCTTTTGTGCTAAAGTCTGTCCCCGTCCCCCCTATTGTGCTAAAGTCTGTCCCCGTCCCCCCTTTTGTGCTAAAGTCTGTCCCCGTCCCCCCTTTTGTGCTAAAGTCTGTCCCCGTCCCCCCTATTGTGCTAAAGTCTGTCCCCGTCCCCCCTCTTGTGCTAAAGTCTGTCCCCGTCCCCCCTTTTGTGCTAAAGTCTGTCCCCGTCCCCCCTATTGTGCTATAGTCTGTCCCCGTCCCCCCTTTTGTGCTAAAGTCTGTCCCCGTCTCCCCCCTTGTGCTAAAGTCTGTCCCCGTCTCCCCCCTTGTGCTAAAGTCTGTCCCCGTCCCCCCCTCTTGTGCTAAAGTCTGTCCCCGTCCCCCCTTTTGTGCTAAAGTCTGTCCCCGTCCCCCCCCTCTTGTGCTAAAGTCTGTCCCCGTCCCTCCTCTTGTGCTAAAGTCTGTCCCCGTCCCTTCTCTTGTGCTAAAGTCTGTCCCCGTCCCCCCTATTGTGCTATAGTCTGTCCCCGTCCCCCCTATTGTGCTAAAGTGTATCCCCACTTTCTTTGTACGAATCACGGTCGTAACTGACTGGCTCTTTCTCTCCCCTCTTCTCTCCCTTTACCTtgttctctcttcctctccactctccccctccctttctctttctcccctctctctcccgttcTCATTCCCGCTCTTTCTCCCTCCTTCCctacctttctctctctctttgtcccccacccccctgtcccTGTCTCTATCTCTCTTTCGCAGCGCCCTTCGTATGGGGTCAGCaattggagcccccccccctgttCACAGTACGCTCCATGGAGGGGGCGCCCTCACGGCTGCCCTGCCAGTTCCAGGTGGAAGATGCCAGCGTGAGCGTGGTGCAGGTGACCTGGACCCACGAGAAGCCAAATGGCACCAAGGAGATGGTCATCACTGCCCACCCGAAGGAGGGACTCAGAGGTAACCCTGCTCACGCTGATTAGCCTCTCTGTGCCGTCTGGCCCCTCGGTGGCATTCAGACAGTGGTAATCGCTATAACTTAGCAGGTGTCTAATTAAGGTGTCCTGTGACATGCACAAACATGCTTTATTGTTCCCAGGAAATGGTGACGTGAAATCAATAGGTGGCACTGATAAGTTAAATCGAATTTCCTCATTCCCACGTCCTCCTCTCGCTCAGCGGAATTCATCTATGCTTTATAAGCAGGGCCCAAATGAGCCTGATCTGCCGGGTTATCGGAGGATAAGCTGAATTCCAAAGACACCAGCCGTAAAACACATGAACTATTCAGGCAGGAAGAGGGTCGCAGCCTGCTGTGAACGTCCAGTCCATCATTATTATGGATGCCAGAGCGATGTCGTTCTTTGAGAGAATGATGCCCTTGTCTTATTTATCTTAAAGATGTAGTGCCGTCTCCTTGGTAATGACAGTGAACCCAGCCTGTTTCATTCAGTGTCCTCTGCTTCCTCATAACAGGCTCTGCACTGTCAGCTCTTAATAACCCTGCACCTTCTCAATGCATTTCCATTCCTCTGCTATTTTCTTGTTTTGATTGATAATAATCACTCATTTGTGGTTTCACTGTAGTGCTGTCTTGTGGCTTCTGTTGGGTGGGTCTGttccattgtattatttttttgtcaaagGTCTTGATGTGTTTGGTCCATGTAGCCCATCTTGCTGTGTAAGAGGACCCTACACTCGATTTGTCTGATTTGTTTTATGGTGTATATGAGCTGTCATCTCGTGCAGGGTGTGACCGCCACTTAGTGCTACCTCCCTCCCTGGCATCCCAACCAGGATAAGTTGCTGTAATACGGATGAATATATTTACTATGGTTTTCAGCATCTttgaaatttttattttgtgCTTTCAATATCCCATTTGAAATGGCTCGTTtgtaaccctaacccacctCTTGTTCCAGTACAGACCCACAGTGGTCATGTGTGACCAAATAGCCAGTTGCACCGCACATCAATTCAACAATAACTGCAGAAGATTCCCTCCTTTTTCAGAGTTTGGTGTATTCTCGGGCCGGGTGAAATTTGAGAGCGACGACCCCATGACCAGCATGGCGCTGATCATCCAGGACACCAGAGAGTCGGACGAAGGGCAATACACTTGCCACATATCCACCTTCCCCTTAGGAAACTTTGAGCAGCAGCTGTTGCTGACAGTGTGGGGTACGCCTCGTTCTCCGTCTTATTAATATTGTAATTCATAGTACTGGTAATTACCCCAAATTGGGTGCTTATTAAAGAATTCTTCGCATAACTTTATAGTGTAGTCATGCAGTTGGTTGTTATCATCCCCGTGCGGTACCTCCGCCCGTCTGATTTTTGGTTTCATCCTCCCAGTTAAGCCCGTCTATGACCTGGAGACGGTGGTGCTGGTGGAGAGCAAGACCGGGAGTGTGGCGGCCACATGCCGCTCGGTGGGGCGCCCTCTGCCTGTGGTGACCTGGGACACTGAACTCAAGGGTCAGATCCAGAACCGCACTACCAATAACCGGGCCGTGGTCACATACTTCTTCGTTGAACCCCTGCGCAGCATGGATGGGAAGAAGCTGGACTGCCTGATCTCACACCCATGTCTGACCCAGCCCCACCGGATTACCAACCGCCTGGTTGTTCACTGTGAGTTTACTGGGGTTTTTTTACTTCACCTGAATATGAGCTTGACTTTACCTATCAATGAGTTTCcctcctttttttttattatctgtGGCACTACGTACTGACCGCAAGCTTACCCTTCCTTTACCGTGACATAACTTCTCTGTTCCCGTAAGCGTACTTCACTGGGTGTTTGTTTGACTCCTTCCTGCTTGCGCTGCGAGCTTGCCCCGCCTTTCTGCTGAATGCAGTCATAACCTTCATGCTCTCTGTTTTACTGTCAGTGTATCGAGatacaggaaaaacaaaaacaagtaaTGCTATGTCACACACATTTCTTGGTCTGCTTCAGAATTACGTAAAACAGTATTGCAGCATTTCCGTTCCTTACCCACAGAATAATCACGCAGCACAGACGTCCTTCATCCAGCCCTTAATTTTCCGTTTTGCCCTGTGTTGGATTTACAGAATTCTAAAGCGGGTCCTTGTTTGTGTAACCCCCCATGTCAgagcgtgtttgtgtgtctgacgTGCAGATCCCCCTGAAGCTGTAATCAGTGGTTATGAACAAACCTGGCTGGCAGGGCAAGAGCGAGCCTCACTGAAGTGTGAAGCCACGGGGAATCCAGTCCCGAACATCTCCTGGAGCAGGTACTCCCCGTCTCTCACGTCACGCCATGACTCCTGTGTGCTTTGTTCAGCGGATTACTGTCTGCCGCTAGTTTCGACTAcatacgtacacacacacacacacacacacacacacacacacacacacacacacatacagacccgTACTTGTATCTGTGTGGGGCCTGAAATCAAAAAATGattaaccttaacccctacccagcccttaaCAAGTAACTGAAGAACTGAAGtattttgccatttttagttctttgattagtcactgatttttataaaattgaggttatccttatggggaatgAACAAAATGGTCCCCGCTACATCAAAATAACTGGTTTTTATCACGTTTGGGGACATTTGCCCCCACAACATAAGGTATAcctgcaccacacacacacacacacacacacacaatgataaGGGATCACACTGGTGCCTTGAGTAGTTGCCCGATGTCTCATACTCACGtggagacacatacacacacacatatattcttGCGTTCACTTCCTCTTGTGCAAGTAGACCGCACTAGAAGCGTATTCGTGTGCTTCTGGCAAAGCGTGCTTTTCACAGTCGTGTGAGCATGCACGCCCATGGACAGTTAGGGCAGTTGTTTCTTTCCTCTTCTCTGTGTAACGCAATATCTGTGGCATCGTGTTGCGACTTGCGGCATAGCAGCGTCCGTTTCTGTGCTCCTCACAAAGGAGGGACAGGCAACACAATCTCCGCGATGAGCCTGAAATTCCAGAATGCGCCGAGAGAGACTAGTTCCCACTAATTATTTAAAGACAAAGCGCATGTAATTAAAGGATTACGTTTTGCATTCTTTGAATTCCATAACTACTGCTGTAATGCGTAAAGGATGTGGGCTGAATCGGCAGTTGGTTTGGCAGGTCACACACAGTTACTCGTCACATATACATGTCCATAGGGTTAGGGACTAAGCAATACAAACATCCATGAAATTAATGCGGCAAGAGATAAAAAGGTTACTGGTTACACAAAGAGCGTGATTGATCAGCTGACAGCGTGGGGTCTTTATAGGTGAGGATCAGCTGACAGCGTGGGGTCTTTATAGGTGAGGATCAGCTGACAGCATGGGGTCTTTATAGGTGAGGATCAGCTGACAGCGTGGGGTCTTTATCGGTGAGGATCAGCTGACAGCCTATGGTCTTTATAGGTGAGGATCAGCTGACAGCCTGGGGTCTTTATAGGTGAGGATCAGCTGACAGCGTGGGGTCTTTATAGGTGAGGATCAGCTGACAGCGTGGGGTCTTTATAGGTGAGGATCAGCTGACAGCCTAGGGTCTTTATAGGTGAGGATCAGCTGACAGCGTGGGGTCTTTATCGGTGAGGATCAGCTGACAGTGTGTGGTCTTTATAGGTGAGGATCAGCTGACAGCCTGGGGTCTTTATAGGTGAGGATCAGCTGACAGCGTGGGGTCTTTATAGGTGAGGATCAGCTGACAGCATGGGGTCTTTATAGGTGAGGATCAGCTGACAGCCTAGGGTCTTTATAGGTGAGGATCAGCTGACAGCGTGGGGTCTTTATCGGTGAGGATCAGCTGACAGCGTGGGGTCTTTATAGGTGAGGATCAGCTGACAGCGTGGGGTCTTTATAGGTGAGGATCAGCTGACAGCCTAGGGTCTTTATAGGTGAGGATCAGCTGACAGCGTGGGGTCTTTATCGGTGAGGATCAGCTGACAGTGTGTGGTCTTTATAGGTGAGGATCAGCTGACAGCCTGGGGTCTTTATAGGTGAGGATCAGCTGACAGCCTGGGGTCTTTATAGGTGAGGATCAGCTGACAGCGTGGGGTCTTTATAGGTGAGGATCAGCTGACAGCCTAGGGTCTTTATAGGTGAGGATCAGCTGACAGCGTGGGGTCTTTATCGGTGAGGATCAGCTGACAGTGTGTGGTCTTTATAGGTGAGGATCAGCTGACAGCGTGGGGCCTTTATAGGTGAGGATCAGCTGACAGCCTGGGGTCTTTATAGGTGAGGATCAGCTGACAGCATGGGGTCTTTATAGGTGAGGATCAGCTGACAGCCTGGGGTCTTTATAGGTGAGGATCAGCTGCTGGTTGTGTCCACGGGAGATACGGGATCTTTTCAGGTCACGGAAATACAGGAAAACCAGAAGAGCAAGACGGAAGCCCCCAGATGCACTTCCGGGGCAGTGCTGGAAGgatagatactttattaatccttcgaagaaattccatccatccatgcatacaCTGCACACGCAGACAGTAAGAatgatatgtaagcaataataGACAAATTATTGGCAACAATAAACGGTGACAGGTCAAAGAATGTCAGGGAAAGTCTTGCAAGGAATTCTGTATTAATGGCTCAGAAATAAATTCTGTTGCatattgaatgaatgaatgatctgTGACAGTGCCTAAGCTGTTAAGGTTCAGTCAGAGTGCAGTCAGTCCTGTTACAACATATGATGTCACACCGCAAATCTCTTCTAATATAACTGACATATTAGTCCAATGCAATGCAGAATCGCATTTGAATTGGTGTGTTTTTCAGTTACAGAGAAAAGTACTACATGAACTACACCACAATACGGTCTGAGTAAGAATCGCTACTTGCACACAAAGACAGCTATTCAGGTGAACCATGGTGATGTCCAATTCCAGAACAAGTCGTTCATTCGAACCAGTTCTTTTCAGTCAGTCGGTCGAACTGGTTTTCAAATCTAAAATAACCACACTCTTTGTAGGCTACATCCACACATTGCACAGGTCAAAGTCGTAGGTCTAAAGGTCAAAAAATATTTGACATCATCGTATAAAAAACACAGCAACCATTTTTAATTCTCTTATATTTGCTTTTTGTAGACTGTCTATAGCCACGCTGCCTACAGTGGCCCCCTGCATACCGTTACCCAttgtatttgtgctgtgtgcatacccggccgcatggtgcccctccgcataccgtATAACCCAttgtatttgtgctgtgtgcatACCCGGcggcatggtgcccctccgcataccgtaacgcattgtatttgtgctgtgtgcatACCCGGcggcatggtgcccctccgcataccgtATAACCCAttgtatttgtgctgtgtgcatACCCGGcggcatggtgcccctccgcataccgtaacgcattgtatttgtgctgtgtgcatacccggccgcatggtgcccctccgcataccgtATAACCCAttgtatttgtgctgtgtgcatACCCGGcggcatggtgcccctccgcataccgtATAACCCAttgtatttgtgctgtgtgcatacccggccgcatggtgcccctccgcataccgtATAACCCAttgtatttgtgctgtgtgcatgactggccgcatggtgcccctccgcataccgtATAACCCAttgtatttgtgctgtgtgcatACCCGGcggcatggtgcccctccgcataccgtaacgcattgtatttgtgctgtgtgcatACCCGGCCGCATGGTGTCCCTCCGCAAACCGTATAACCCAAATGCAAATACAAACCGTATAACCCAttgtatttgtgctgtgtgcatgACTGGGAGCATGgagaccttctgcatcctgtaaTCTGTTGTATCCGTGCTGTCTGCATGCCTGGCCGCATGGTGCTCCTGCATAAATATTATAATCCGTcgtatttgtgctgtgtgcCTACCCAGCCCTTCTGCATACGGTTGATTTTGTGCCATGTGCATCCTCGGCTACATGGTGCTCTTCTACATACCGTAATCCATTGTATTTATGTTAGGTGTATGCCCAGccacatggtgcccctccgcatatAGTAATCGGTTGTGTTTGTACTGTGTGCATGTCTGGCTGTATGGTGCCCCTCTGCATACTGTAATCCATTGTGTTTGTACTGTGTGCATGTCTGGCTGTATGGTGCCCCTCTGCATACTATAATCCATTGTGTTTGTACTGTGTGCATGTCTGGCTGTATGGTGCCCCTCTGCATACTATAATCCATTGTGTTTGTACTGTGTGCATGTCTGGCTGTATGGTGCCCCTCTGCATACTGTAATCCATTGTGTTTGTACTGTGTGCATGCCTGGCTGTATGGTGCCTCTCTGCATACTGTAATCCATTGTGTTTGTACTGTGTGCATGTCTGAAGGTATGGTGCCCCTCTGCATACTATAATCCATTGTGTTTCTACTGTGTGCATGCCTGGCTGTATGGTGCCTCTCTGCATACTGTAATCCATTGTGTTTGTACTGTGTGCATGCCTGGCTGTATGGTGCCTCTCTGCATACTGTAATCCATTGTGTTTGTACTGTGTGCATGCCTGGCTGTATGGTGCCCCTCTGCATACTGTAATCCATTGTGTTTGTACTGTGTGCATGCCTGGCTGTATGGTGCCTCTCTGCATACTGTAATCCATTGTGTTTGTACTGTGTGCATGTCTGGCCGTATGGTGCCCCTCTGCATACTGTAATCCATTGTGTTTGTACTGTGTGCATGTCTGGCTGTATGGTGCCCCTCTGCATACTGTAATCCATTGTGTTTGTACTGTGTGCATGCCTGGCTGTATGGTGCCCCTCTGCATACTGTAATCCATTGTGTTTGTACTGTGTGCATGCCTGGCTGTATGGTGCCCCTCTGCATACTGTAATCCATTGTGTTTGTACTGTGTGCATGTCTGAAGGTATGGTGCCCCTCTGCATACTGTAATCCATTGTGTTCGTACTGTGTGCATGTCTGGCTGTATGGTGCCCCTCTGCATACTGTAATCCATTGTGTTCGTACTGTGTGCATGCCTGGCTGTATGGTGCCCCTCTGCATACTGTAATCCATTGTGTTTGTACTGTGTGCATGCCTGGCTGTATGGTGCCCCTCTGCATACTGTAATCCATTGTGTTTGTACTGtgtgcatgcccggccgcatggtgcccagCTGCATGCATATCTGTTTATATAGATATGTAGTGGTTATAAAAATCTGTCATGGTGCCTTAGCACCTCAAGCAGATTGCTGTACTCGATGTGAAGTGAGATTACAATTCTGAGATGCTAGGGCTCGAGAAATGGCGTCTGTGGCGCCATCGAGTGGCAGCGCAGCCAAGCCGCACCTAGTGGCTGCCATCACTAGCTAGCATTGCCCCTCTGAAGAGGCCATCTGCCAGAAGCAGCTGTTTGCCGGGGTCAGCCACACTGTCCTCCAGGGGACCATAAGACTGTACAGCCTTCGTTGTGCAGTCACCTTGGTGCTTGTCGCCATGGAGATGTGCGACGCCAGGTCCGGAGAGTGACTGCACATCACAGTGCTGAGGATCCATTtctccatcttacagaaacGGCGGGCCCTTGCCACCTGAGGTGTCCATACAGGGGAAGATGCTGTCATTCAATCGCCCCCTGCTTGTGACAGACTCCGGGGTGTACGAGTGCTTCGCCAGCAATACCATAGGAACTGGCAAGGACAGTGTCAATGTAGTAGTGACAGGTAGGGGGCGCCCCTATTGCAACCGTTTATCAGCTCCTTGACAGTGTGATCATGAATTGACCTCTGTGTGAAATTAGTGGAGTTTTAATGAATCACGTttctcagtaaaaaaaaaagaacctgaACACATACTAGAAATGCATACTAATGTAAATCTGAAATGTAAAATTGTCCAGGAAAGTGAACATGATTTTCTAATAGGCAAATTAGAAGGGTGTGTAATTACACCCCTGCTAGCGTATCTAAGCTTGTGTTTGACCCCCTATGTAAGAGTAGCGCTATAGGTGCTGCCCAGCATTAATCTATATGTGTCTGGAACCTTCCTCCTTTCTCACATGACTAGTGAGCAGTGTTTGATCCTAATACCTGCTTCACTACTGCCTCGTATGACTGCAGTCTGTAGCCGCATGTTCATGCCCACACTGCCCCCTTGTGCCCATCACAATGAATCACATGCTCGTCCTCTCTCCCACACAGACTTGCAGCCAAGGGTTGTCCATAACCCAGTGATTGTCAACGCTCTGTGTGGCGTCATCGGTGTGCTGCTGATGATCACGGTGGTTGCGCTCATTGTGGTGAAATGTCActataagaagaagaagaagaagctggAGAAACAGCTTGATGAGAAGAAGTAGGTTGGGTGACCATGTGTGGACCTCTGGACTTGGCCCCGATATCGCGTGATGCTTATGTCAGTGGTGACCATGTCAATCCAGAACTGACACCTCAGCTTCATTTGGTTTCTGTCTCCATCTTGCACTTTTTCCAGAGAGGAGCTGATTTCTCTATCAAGACAGAATTCTGTCCGAAGACTGAACTCAGATCGGCGCGCGTCAGATCCTCGCATTCAGGTACCTACACGAGGCCACCTGCATGTCGGAGACGCATCGACGGGAGAGCTGACATCTAAACCTCCCTGCCTGGTTCTGGTCACCGAGTCGTGACCCAAATAGAAAATTTTAAACCAAATTTGTTTCTTCATGCGAATGTTCTAACTGATGTGACCATGGTAACGGCTCTAACATCAGAGAAGACAtgtccttcaaaataaaagtgtaACGTTAGAAAAAAAacgtaataaataataaaataaccatACATTTTGTGGACAAGTGAATGTGGGCCCATGACCTACCAGTTCTACAGGGACTGTACAGCATCCCAGCAGTAAACAAGGCCAGATTAACCAGCATCTACATCTACATGAATATATAATACAGTTTCATTTCTTTGTCGTTTCAGCTGGACGACCATATTGCCCTCAGATTGGAAAGTGCTATTTCTACTCTCAGGGTAATTAAGCACGAGTTTACGGACAAACCCTGGAGTAGATTGCATGTTACTCAGCTGTGGCCGTACGAATGATCGACTTTGGGTGTGTTCCAGGATCTTTCAGCCCGGGGTTATTCCCGGTATGATGGAGGCATGGCAGAAGAAGAGGCAGAGACCATGGCTAGCGACTCCCTGCATAACTCACTGTGGCATGGAGACGAAGACCCCGACGGCTATGTGGACATGGACGGCGGGAGACAGGCCCCCAGGCACCGGGCTGAGTCCTTCATGAGCAACATGTCTTTGGTGAGAGTCTGTATATAAGGGAAGATTTTACAGAACACGCGTGTTTCTGTGAATTTGAGTGACATTTTGGATACATGGTGTATAGGGGGTGTGACTTTGTGGGTTAGGACCAGTTCTGTGCTGGCATACTGGGCATTTTGCCAGGTGGGGAAATCCTTCCCCCAGTCAACAAAATATGCCAAGGGGGTTCCACCACTCCTGTTTGGCAAAAAACTCCATGCCTGATTTTTAACCTAGTctatgtttcccaaaagcatagttgCTAACGACGTTAgtaacttgcatagttggaaccacaCAGCTGAACAGTCCCCATTCTGTGAGTTGGGAAATGTACCCCGTGGTCAGGTCATCAATTTAAATCCCAGCAAGagctgagtgatgtcaccgttgggcccttggGGAAGGCCCGCAGTTGCAGTTGTTCCAGGCATTGGCTGACCCTTCTTTTTCAGTTCCCGTTGTTTTGGATAGAAGCTTCTCCTTGATAAATAAATGTACTGGTAAACATTGAGGGAAAATGAATCTCCCGCTAACTGCTTCCCGCATGTTTTTGTTGGTCAGTTCCTATCCTTCCCTCCATTCTCTCTTTCTCACTcgctttctgtctgtctctccggaCATTGGTATTCATCCACACCTCCGTACCATCTGCAGGGGCGGAGCAGCGTGACAGATGTGACGGGTCTGCATCGTCTGGGCTCCAGAGAGCGGATGTCGTTCATGAGGGCCAGCCTCTCTGGAGGGTCAGTAACGCGacacccggggccgagggatCAGGCGGCAACCACAAGGTCCAGCATCTCTGCCTGGTCGGGAACGCAAGCCCTGGGTTCCAGGGACCAGCTGTCTGCTACACAGGCTGGCATGGGGGTGGAAACTCAGCAGCTGGGGATCGGTGAACGGGTGCCTTCAGTGCGAAGCATCAGCGCGAGGGTACCGGTAAAGCAGCGTGTGGGGTCCCGATCCCGAACCTCCCCAACACAAGCCTGTGAGGAGAAATGGGAGGACAAAGAGGAGGAGATGTATGGAGAGGAGGAGATGTACGGAGAGGACGActgcaggacaaacagcagtcaGATTTCAGAAGCCCTCTCCAACCACTTTTACCCGAACAACGGATTCCTGCAACCCAAACCCCATGCCAAAGCCATCCTGCTCCACCCCAGGAGTCAGATCATATAGAGATCAGTGTACACCTTCGGGTTTAGAACTTCCTGTGGAACTTCCTGTCAGCTGACTCTGTAACGGGATGGTTAATATTCAACATGCTGCCAGACTGCCTAGTGTTTAAATGATGAACGTATTGGGACATGCACTGAGCCAGAGGGTTATTAGCTCAAGTCCCGCGTAGATCTCTGTTGTAAAACAGGCTGTGGTGCTTGAGCTGTGCCAACGATATTCCCAGCAGTGAAATGAGTTCAGTGTTATTTTGGATAAAAAGGTGAACTAAGAAACCGAATGTAACCTGGAGTAAAATACCGgcgaaaatacagaaaatagtGACTGTCGAGTCAAAGATCAAATCTGCCACAAACTGAGACGATGTCCCATAATCACACCCTATCATGAAGAAATCATGATGTTTCCAGCAGTTTCTTCAGTGACTCCATCAGTTCGTGGGTTGGATTTCGCTTCGCGTGATCACCGGGTTTTCGCAGCCGCAAACACGCTTTGTTGATGTCTCATTCTGCAGAGGTAGCAGGTTGTAACAAACCATCGGATACCTATCATCTTTGTTTTACAGTGCCATTATTctcttgtttttgtgtgatattCCATctgttaaaattattttatcTAACGTGGTCTCAGCAAGTGAAGCGTTCACAGGCTGATCGCTCGTTTTTGGTTATTCAGTCATGTCTCCTGTTATGTTATTATCATATCTTGTACATTGCATTTACATGTTTTCATACTATGTTTACAATTTTATTCCGCTTATGATTTCTAAAGAGGATTTCTAAGATGCctagaatatatatatttatatttttgtgtCATGCCTATTCAAAAATCATTAGTAAATCTTTGTTTGTTTAGTACACTTTGAGTGTGAAAGGTTGTTGTTGGTG
Coding sequences within it:
- the LOC125739784 gene encoding uncharacterized protein LOC125739784 yields the protein MASQRPVWLIYVLGALAPFVWGQQLEPPPLFTVRSMEGAPSRLPCQFQVEDASVSVVQVTWTHEKPNGTKEMVITAHPKEGLREFGVFSGRVKFESDDPMTSMALIIQDTRESDEGQYTCHISTFPLGNFEQQLLLTVWVKPVYDLETVVLVESKTGSVAATCRSVGRPLPVVTWDTELKGQIQNRTTNNRAVVTYFFVEPLRSMDGKKLDCLISHPCLTQPHRITNRLVVHYPPEAVISGYEQTWLAGQERASLKCEATGNPVPNISWSRYSPSLTSRHDSCVLCSADYCLPLVSTTYVHTHTHTHTHTHTHTHIQTRTCICVGPEIKKCEDQLTAWGSISPSYRNGGPLPPEVSIQGKMLSFNRPLLVTDSGVYECFASNTIGTGKDSVNVVVTDLQPRVVHNPVIVNALCGVIGVLLMITVVALIVVKCHYKKKKKKLEKQLDEKKEELISLSRQNSVRRLNSDRRASDPRIQLDDHIALRLESAISTLRDLSARGYSRYDGGMAEEEAETMASDSLHNSLWHGDEDPDGYVDMDGGRQAPRHRAESFMSNMSLGRSSVTDVTGLHRLGSRERMSFMRASLSGGSVTRHPGPRDQAATTRSSISAWSGTQALGSRDQLSATQAGMGVETQQLGIGERVPSVRSISARVPVKQRVGSRSRTSPTQACEEKWEDKEEEMYGEEEMYGEDDCRTNSSQISEALSNHFYPNNGFLQPKPHAKAILLHPRSQII